In Methylobacterium aquaticum, a single genomic region encodes these proteins:
- the hisI gene encoding phosphoribosyl-AMP cyclohydrolase, whose amino-acid sequence MSGHSEIQAREEGLALTPRSDGAGLLPAVVTDAVSGTVLMLAWMNAEALGRTIETGEAWFWSRSRQCLWHKGATSGQVQRIQEIRVDCDQDTIWLRVRMSEQAGCCHTGRSSCFYRRVVSGPMLALDPVALGRPAEQS is encoded by the coding sequence ATGTCCGGCCATTCTGAGATCCAGGCTCGCGAGGAAGGCTTGGCGCTCACTCCGCGGTCCGACGGCGCCGGGCTTCTTCCGGCCGTCGTCACCGACGCGGTGTCCGGAACCGTGCTGATGCTCGCCTGGATGAACGCCGAGGCGCTCGGCAGGACCATCGAGACGGGCGAGGCTTGGTTCTGGAGCCGGTCCCGGCAATGTCTCTGGCACAAGGGCGCAACGAGCGGGCAGGTCCAACGCATCCAGGAGATCCGGGTCGACTGCGACCAGGACACCATCTGGCTGAGGGTTCGGATGTCCGAACAGGCGGGCTGCTGCCACACCGGCCGTTCGAGCTGCTTCTACCGTCGCGTCGTGAGCGGGCCGATGCTCGCCCTCGACCCGGTCGCCCTCGGACGCCCTGCGGAACAGTCCTGA
- a CDS encoding mercuric transporter MerT family protein, producing the protein MDKLAGTAPRGNAVVPRSEGGQKGQKLAVVGGILAALGASSCCILPLVLFSLGVSGAWIGNLTALAPYQPFFIATAVAFLGFGFWRAYRRPATCSDEGSCARPGSSRVARIGLWVAAALILAAVTFPYTAPLFL; encoded by the coding sequence ATGGACAAATTGGCTGGCACGGCTCCTCGCGGAAACGCGGTCGTACCGAGGAGCGAAGGGGGACAGAAGGGACAGAAGCTCGCGGTCGTCGGCGGTATCCTCGCTGCGCTCGGCGCCTCCTCGTGCTGCATCCTGCCGCTCGTGCTCTTCAGCCTCGGCGTGAGCGGGGCCTGGATCGGCAACCTGACCGCGCTCGCCCCCTACCAACCCTTCTTCATCGCCACGGCGGTCGCGTTTCTTGGTTTTGGCTTCTGGCGGGCCTACCGCCGACCCGCGACGTGTTCAGATGAAGGTTCTTGCGCGCGGCCAGGCTCCAGCCGGGTCGCCCGGATCGGGCTCTGGGTGGCCGCCGCGCTCATCCTCGCGGCTGTGACCTTCCCCTACACCGCGCCTCTGTTTCTCTGA
- a CDS encoding cation transporter, whose protein sequence is MKTLLRATFAASILISASAASAAPRTAILDVQNVSCVTCAPIVKKTLSRLTGVTQVAVVEHGGAATATVTFDDDKITAEALSQATTGAGYPSSVKEVRNASADTTGSTAQAR, encoded by the coding sequence ATGAAAACCTTGCTCCGTGCCACCTTCGCCGCATCGATCCTGATATCGGCCAGCGCTGCCTCCGCCGCTCCTCGCACGGCCATTCTCGACGTGCAGAACGTGAGTTGCGTGACCTGCGCGCCCATCGTCAAGAAGACGTTGTCACGTCTGACCGGCGTCACCCAGGTGGCAGTGGTCGAGCACGGCGGCGCGGCGACGGCGACCGTCACCTTCGACGACGACAAGATCACAGCCGAGGCGCTCTCCCAGGCAACCACCGGTGCCGGATACCCATCTTCGGTGAAGGAGGTGAGGAACGCGAGTGCGGACACCACGGGCAGCACCGCCCAGGCGCGCTGA
- a CDS encoding Vgb family protein, with amino-acid sequence MKLFEVPTPNSYPESVAVGPGGAIWFTEKQGNKIGRLAPDGQLNEFFIPTQDSRPQDIVLGPDGNLWFTENRGNKIGRISPAGEIAEFPLSEPASYPFGIVMGFDGALWFTLSGTNRIGRITVDGQVTEFGLGKTLTPYGITAGPDGNLWFTGFNSNTIGRITPTGQVSEFPLPTLDSAPQNIVAGPDGSLWFTEAAVDGVGRITTDGKVTELALPSCLPGSPSEDGRPSRCTSTKSPYGIASSKDALWVTQHCGGRLSRLTPDGHFSEVGLDGLRAPNGIVVDQDDTVWFALARSNGIGRHRPKNDGK; translated from the coding sequence GTGAAGCTTTTCGAGGTTCCGACCCCGAATAGCTATCCAGAGAGTGTCGCCGTCGGACCCGGCGGCGCCATCTGGTTCACGGAGAAGCAAGGCAACAAGATCGGACGTCTCGCGCCCGACGGACAGTTGAACGAGTTTTTTATCCCCACGCAGGACAGCCGGCCTCAGGACATCGTTTTGGGTCCTGACGGGAACCTGTGGTTCACGGAGAACCGCGGCAACAAGATCGGGCGCATCTCGCCCGCGGGCGAAATCGCGGAGTTCCCGCTATCGGAACCTGCGAGCTATCCCTTCGGCATCGTGATGGGTTTCGATGGTGCCCTATGGTTCACCTTGTCCGGTACGAACCGGATCGGCCGGATCACGGTCGATGGTCAGGTTACCGAGTTTGGGCTCGGCAAGACGCTGACCCCTTACGGCATCACGGCCGGCCCCGACGGCAATCTCTGGTTCACGGGCTTCAACAGCAACACCATCGGCCGGATCACGCCGACCGGCCAAGTCTCGGAGTTCCCGCTCCCGACCCTCGACAGCGCGCCGCAGAATATCGTTGCCGGCCCCGACGGGAGCCTCTGGTTTACCGAAGCCGCCGTGGACGGCGTCGGTCGGATCACGACGGACGGCAAGGTGACCGAGCTCGCGCTGCCATCGTGCCTGCCTGGTTCTCCTTCGGAGGATGGCCGTCCCTCGCGTTGCACCAGCACGAAGTCTCCCTACGGCATCGCGTCGAGCAAGGACGCCCTGTGGGTGACGCAGCATTGCGGCGGAAGGCTCAGCCGCCTCACGCCAGACGGACACTTCAGCGAGGTCGGGCTGGACGGGCTGCGAGCCCCGAACGGGATTGTGGTCGATCAGGACGACACTGTCTGGTTTGCTCTCGCGCGCTCGAACGGCATCGGCCGCCACCGGCCCAAGAACGACGGGAAATGA
- a CDS encoding MerR family transcriptional regulator — MGALPATRGPASLTIGALSERTGVNIETIRYFEKVGLLPRPPRTEGGHRSYDTEHVRTLAFIRRARELGLNPKEVRALLELRQPGKASCCEVQEIAVHHLDRVRAKIADLTRLERLLTRTIDQCSGEAAPECPVLDMIDHSG; from the coding sequence ATGGGTGCGCTACCAGCGACACGAGGGCCTGCTTCCTTGACTATCGGCGCGCTCTCGGAGCGCACCGGCGTCAACATCGAGACGATCCGGTACTTCGAGAAGGTGGGCCTGCTCCCCCGTCCCCCACGCACCGAAGGGGGGCATCGGTCCTACGATACCGAGCATGTGCGCACCCTGGCCTTCATCCGGCGTGCGCGCGAACTCGGCCTCAACCCCAAAGAGGTTCGGGCGCTCCTTGAATTGCGTCAGCCCGGCAAGGCGTCCTGCTGCGAGGTGCAGGAAATCGCGGTGCATCACCTCGACCGGGTGCGTGCGAAGATCGCCGACCTGACCCGGCTCGAACGGCTCCTGACCAGGACCATCGACCAGTGCTCGGGTGAAGCGGCTCCCGAATGCCCTGTGCTCGACATGATCGATCACTCGGGGTGA
- a CDS encoding dihydrolipoyl dehydrogenase family protein, with the protein MKIYDLAIIGTGTAAMVAAMRVRGAGWNVAVIDHKPFGGTCALRGCDPKKMLIAGAEVIDAAGRMRGHGIVGDVRIDWPDLIAFKRTFTDPVPVKNEHRYADKDIDTFHGEARFTGRTTLDVAGTAIQARHILIAAGAVPVPLGIPGEEHLATSEEFLALEHLPSRIVLVGGGYIAAEFARIAARAGAQVTVLQRGERMLLQFDPDLVGWLMKAFDGMGVDVRTRTTVTAIQRAGDIFRVEASSDAGQETFEADLVVHAAGRRPALDKLNLATADVTVEHGRLKLNEYLQSVTNPAIYAAGDAALVGPPLTPVSSHDAKVAAANLLEGNHAKPDYTGVPSVAFTSPPIAAVGMSEAAARESGLRVRIKSEFTSGWFTARREAERVYGYKTVVEEGTGRILGAHLVGPHVDETINVFALAIRHGLTADDLKSTMFAYPTGSSDIGYML; encoded by the coding sequence ATGAAAATCTATGATCTCGCGATCATCGGCACCGGCACGGCGGCCATGGTCGCGGCCATGCGTGTTCGTGGTGCAGGCTGGAATGTCGCCGTGATTGACCACAAGCCATTCGGCGGCACCTGCGCACTTCGGGGCTGCGACCCGAAGAAGATGCTCATCGCGGGAGCCGAGGTGATCGACGCCGCAGGGCGAATGCGCGGTCATGGCATCGTCGGAGATGTGCGGATCGACTGGCCTGACCTGATCGCCTTCAAGCGCACCTTCACAGATCCGGTGCCGGTGAAGAACGAGCACCGGTATGCCGACAAGGACATCGACACTTTCCACGGCGAGGCCCGGTTCACGGGCCGCACCACGCTCGATGTCGCCGGAACGGCGATCCAGGCACGGCACATCCTGATCGCGGCTGGGGCAGTGCCGGTGCCACTCGGCATTCCTGGCGAGGAGCATCTGGCGACGAGCGAGGAGTTCCTTGCTCTGGAGCACCTACCGTCTCGCATCGTCCTTGTCGGTGGCGGCTACATCGCGGCCGAGTTCGCGCGCATCGCGGCACGAGCCGGGGCACAAGTCACGGTGCTTCAGCGGGGAGAGCGGATGCTCCTGCAGTTCGACCCCGATCTCGTCGGTTGGCTCATGAAAGCGTTCGACGGGATGGGCGTCGATGTGCGCACCCGGACGACCGTCACGGCGATCCAGCGGGCTGGTGACATCTTCCGGGTCGAGGCATCCTCCGACGCGGGCCAGGAGACCTTCGAAGCCGATCTCGTCGTCCACGCAGCCGGGCGCAGGCCCGCGCTCGACAAGCTCAATCTGGCCACCGCCGATGTCACGGTCGAGCACGGACGGCTCAAGCTGAACGAGTACCTTCAGAGCGTCACGAACCCCGCGATCTACGCGGCCGGGGATGCCGCGCTGGTCGGGCCGCCGCTTACGCCCGTGTCGAGTCACGATGCGAAGGTCGCCGCCGCCAACCTGCTCGAAGGCAATCACGCGAAGCCGGACTACACGGGCGTGCCGAGTGTCGCCTTCACCTCGCCTCCCATCGCAGCGGTCGGCATGTCGGAAGCCGCAGCTCGGGAGAGCGGCCTGCGCGTCCGCATCAAGTCCGAGTTCACCTCGGGCTGGTTCACGGCGCGGCGCGAAGCCGAACGGGTCTACGGCTACAAGACGGTGGTCGAGGAAGGGACCGGGCGCATCCTGGGAGCCCATCTCGTTGGCCCGCACGTGGACGAGACCATCAACGTCTTCGCCCTGGCGATCCGGCATGGGCTGACGGCCGACGATCTGAAATCCACGATGTTCGCCTATCCAACCGGATCCTCAGATATCGGATACATGCTGTGA
- the merF gene encoding mercury resistance system transport protein MerF yields the protein MEDRILVRTGIAGAVVAALCCVTPFLAVGLGAVGLAAWAAKADYVLIPVLVASVGLVGIGLYRRNTSKSPAASDCCDADDDTRKLKP from the coding sequence ATGGAAGACCGCATCCTTGTACGAACCGGCATCGCCGGCGCCGTTGTGGCCGCGCTTTGCTGCGTGACGCCCTTCTTGGCGGTTGGTCTCGGTGCGGTCGGGCTCGCGGCCTGGGCTGCCAAGGCCGATTACGTCCTGATCCCAGTGCTCGTCGCCTCGGTCGGCTTGGTCGGGATCGGACTCTATCGACGAAACACATCAAAGAGCCCGGCGGCATCCGATTGCTGCGACGCGGACGATGACACACGAAAGCTGAAACCATGA